The sequence below is a genomic window from bacterium.
GCCGCGCCGTAGCTCGTGCCGAGCCGCGCCGCGCGGGCCAGCACCTCGGTCAGCCCCGCGGGCGTGTGGCCGAACAGCAGCGGGCCCCAGGAGCAGACAAAATCCAGGTAGCGGTTGCCGTCCACGTCGTAGAGGTAAGCCCCCTCGCCGCGCTGGACGAAAAACGGCGCTCCGCCCACCGAGCGGAAAGCCCGCACCGGCGAGTTCACCCCGCCGGGGATGATCCGCTGCGCGCGGCTGAACAGTTCGGCTGAACGGCTGCGTTTCACTCCCGGGCCTCCTTCTCTATATCAGCGAAATACTTCATCGAGGTCTTTTTCCATTCTTTCACACTGTGCACCAGACGGTAATCGATGAGGCCCGTGGCCGCGGACATCCGGGCCACCAGGGCCTCGATGGCTTCCTGGTCCGCGCCGTGGATCATGGTGTAAAGGCTGTAGGGCCAGCCGGGGAACTCCGGCCGTCGGTAGCAGTGGGTCACCTCGGGGAACGCGGCGAAAACCTTCCCGGCGGCCTGGGCCGCCTCTGTCTCCACGCGCCAGACCACCATGCAGTTGGCCTTGTAGCCCATGTTCACATGACGGACCGAGGCGCCGAACCGTCGGATAACGCCCGACTCGCTCCAGCGGCGCACCCGCTGGATGACTTCTTCCGGGGTCAGCCCCACCTTGGCCGCCAGCTCGTGATACGGCCGCTCAACCAGCGGCAGGTCCTCTTGCAGAAGGCGGATCAGGGCCCGGTCTTTCCGGTCGAAGGAGGCGGGCAGCGGTTCAGGCATCAGTCCTCCTCCCCGGCCGCGGAGGAGCCGCCGCCCTCCAGGGGACGGAACTCGGCGCGGACCTTGTACAGATCGAGCTGGGGCAGGGAGCGCACCTCGGCCACACCGGGCAGGGCTGCCACCTGCGCCAGGATCGTTTCCATGCGGGCCGGGCTTTCGGCGATCAGGGTGAACCAGAGGTTGAACCTGTCGGTGCGCTCGTAGTTGTGGGTCACTTCCAGATAACGTCCCACCGCCGCGGCGACCTCGGGAAGGCGCTCCGGCTCCGGGATACGCACCGCCACCAGGGTGCTGACATAGCCCAGGCGGTGCGAGTCGAACACGGCCCCGAATCGACGGATCACCCGCCGCTCGACCAGGCTCCTCAGCGTGTCGAGCACCTCCTGCTCGCTCAGGCCCAGGCTGCGGCCTATTTCCGCGAAGGGCCGCTCCACGGCCGGAAAACCGCTCTGCACCGCGCCCAACACTAAATTATCCCGCTGGCTGAGGTCGCCGCTCACGGCTGTTTCCCCTGGCTCAGCAGGCGCGCGGCCTCGCGGGCGAAATAGGTGATGATGAGGTCGGCCCCGGCGCGCTTGATCGAGGTGAGCACCTCCAGCATCGCCCGGGAGCCGTCCAGCCAGCCCAGGCGCTCGGCGGCGCGCAGCATCGAGAACTCACCGCTCACGTTGTAGGCCGCCACCGGTACATCGAAGCGCTCACGCACCCGGCAGACTATGTCCAGGTACGGCAGCGCCGGCTTGACCATCAGGATGTCGGCCCCCTCCTGGATGTCCTGGGCCACCTCGCGCAGCGCCTCGCGGCTGTTGGCCGGGTCCATCTGATAGGTGCGGCGGTCGCCGAAAGCCGGGGCGCTGTCGGCGGCCTCGCGGAACGGGCCGTAGAAAGCGCTGGCGTACTTGGCGGCATAGCTCATGATCGCGGTCTCGACAAACCCCTCGGCATCCAGCGCCTTGCGGATCGCCAGCACCCGGCCGTCCATCATGTCGGAGGGAGCGACAATGTCCGCCCCGGCGCGGGCGTGGCTGAGCGCCTGCTGCGCCAGGATTTCGAGCGTGGCGTCGTTGTCCACCCGGCCGTCAACGATCTTGCCGCAATGGCCGTGGTCGGTGTACTCGCAGAGGCAGACATCCGTGACCACCACCAGCTCGGGCAGCTCTTTCTTGAGCGCGCGCACCGCCTGCTGGACTATCCCATCCTCGCGCAGGCTGCTGCTGCCGGTCGGGTCCTTGCTGTCCGGCAGGCCGAACAGCAGCACAGCGGGCACGCCCTCGGCGAAAGCCTCGGCCGCCTCCCGGACCAGACAATCGACTGAAAGATGGTAGTTGCCAGGCATGGAGGGTATCTCGTGGCGCACTCCGGCGCCGTGCACGGCAAAGAGCGGGTAGATGAAATCGGCGGGGCTGAGCGCGGTCTCGCGCACCATGGAGCGTAGCGCCGCGCTTTTCCTGAGACGGCGGCCCCGGTTGAGCGGAAAAGTCATGGCGGCCTCGCAAGGGGACCCGCAGCCGGATCGTGCATCCGGTGCGGATAGTGAAAGGTCTATTTGAGGAACGGCTCGACGATCTGGGCGAACTTGGCCCGCGCGCGGTTCAGGCGGCTTTTGACCGTGCCGATGTTGCAGCCAAGAATTTCGGCGATCTCCTCGTAGCTTTTGCCCTGGGTCTCGCGCAGGCTGAAAACGAGGCGGTGACGGTTGGGCATCTTTTCCACCGCCCTGGAGACAATGTCGCCCAATTGTTTCTGGTACAGCTCGTCATCCGGGCGGCCGGCCTTGTCGGCGGCCTCGAACATCTGCGGCTCGTCCTTGCGGAAGAAGAAGTTCTGGAAATACATCAGCGGGCTGCGGCCGGCGTTGCGCAACTCGTTCTTGGCCAGGTTGGTGGCGATGGTGTACAGCCAGGTCGAGAACTTGCGGCTCTGGTCGAAGCGGTGGATATTGCGGTAGACCCGGATGAAAGTGTCCTGGAGAAGGTCCTCGGCCCGGTCGCGGTCGCCGATGATCCGGTAGATGTAGTTGACCATCCGGCGGCTGTAGCGGTCCATCAACTCACGGAACGCCCGCTCGTCGCCGTCGATGAACTCCCGGACCAGCTCCTCGTCGCTCAGCGCGGCGCGCGTTGGTCCCCTCTTGACTGACTCGTCGCCGTTGGTCGTCAAAATTCCGATATCTTCTGCTGAATTTTCGAGACTGCAAGCTGTATCCTGCACATTGACCGCCATGGTTGACCGCTTTCATAGTAACATAAACCAACTCAATCTCCAAGAATTGAACGCCCGCCCGGCAGCCTGCGCCGCAGTCGGGACACCTGACTGAATGCAAGAAACAAACCAGCTTTTCAGTCCGGTTGGAGATTGCGGGGCACACTCGAAACCGGAGCGCGTTCCCCTCAGTTCAAATATACAGAAGCGGTCAAGCACGAAGCAAAAGGGGTGTGCCCAGCCCGGGTGCAAGCCGGCTCAGATCTGCTCCAGACGGGCGGCCGGCATCCAGCCGCTGCTGCCGCTGGGCAGACTGACCAGCACCCAGCCGTTGCGGCTCTCGCCCAGGCGCACCAGGGTGCCCTCCGGCAGGACCATGACCCGGTTGTTCTCCTCCCCCGGTCCGCTGCGCGCCTCGGAGTTCGCCTCCAGTACCACGGCCTCGGTGAAGTAGTTCTGACGGTACCAGTGCATGGACAGAAGAGCGCTGTTGGCCAGCAGCAGGAACGTGCCGGCCAGAGTGGCCCAGATCAGGAGACGCCGCGCCCGGCCCGCGTAGCCGGCCACCAGGAACGTCGCCCCCAGAGTGGCCCAGCCCAGCAGCACGAGCTGGCTGAACCCCACCTCGCGGTCGGAGAGCAGGAACATCCAGCCCAACAGCGGTCCGCTCAGGAAATCCTCGCCCTCCTCCTGCGAGTTCTCGGGCCGGGTCAGGGCCTGCACGAAGCGCAGGTTGGCCCGGATGTCCTTGTCGCGGGGAGCCAGCCGCGCCGCGCGGTGGAACGAGGCCGTGGCAGGCCCAAGTTGATTGGCCTTGAGCTGAGCGCAGCCCAGGTTGTAGTAGAGTCCCGCGCTGGGGCCAGACAGCTTGAGCAACTCGGCATATTCCTTTGCCGCCTGCTCGTACTCGCCCTGGCTGTAGCTGCGGTTGGCCTGGATGAAACGGGTCTCCAGGGTGGTGATGTTCTGCTCCTGCGCCCGTAGGCCCCGCGCCGTGAATACACAGGCGAGCACAGCGGCGATAAGGATTACCAGTCCTCTTCCGGTCGATAAGTTATTCAGTTTCATAGCGCTCTCTCCAGGCTGGAGGCAAGCTGCTTGACCCGCTCGCACCAGGTGGCGGCCTCCGCGGCCGAGACCTGCGAGGGCGCGAAACGCGCAAAGGCGAAATGCTCCAGGCACTGGCGCACCTCCGAGACCAGGGAGCTGTCCAGTTTGCGGCTCTCCAGCAGCTCTAAAATCTGTTCGGTCACCATGCCGCGCGCCTCGGTGTTGAGCTTGTCCCCGATGAAATCGATCAGGGCGCGGTCCAGCGCGGCGAAAGCCTCGGGGGCCTTGCCTGCTGCGACGGCGCGGGAGGCCTCTTTCAGGTGCGCCGTCAGCCGCCGCCCGGAGCGCCGCAGCCGCGCATAGCCCATGTCGCTCATCAGGCGGCCGCGGTGGCGGCGCCAGGCCAGGGCCAGGCCCAGGCAGAGCAGCGGCAGCGCGTGGGCGCCCCAGAACCCGAACCCCTCCAGCGGCGAGCCGGAATGCGCCCGCAGCAGGTCCAGGTTCTCCTTGATGTAATGGATGTCCTCGCCCAGAGTGAGTACTTTCTCGGGAGCCAGGCGGTAGCCCGGGGCCTCGCGCCCGGCCTCGGAGGGCGTGACCGTGAATTTCACCGGCTGGCTGTGCAGGAGCACGTACTTTTCGACCGCGGGGTCGAAATAGGCGTAATCCACGCCATCCCAACCGAACGAGCCGGGCTTGCGCGGCACGATCACGTAGCGGAACGTTTTCTTTCCGCCGATCCCACCCGCGGTGCGCTCGATATTCTCCTCGCTCTTGGAGGAGTAGACGTCGAAATCTTTCAGACCCGGAAGGTTCGGTTCCTGCAGGGTCTTGATGTTACCCGTGCCGGACACTGTTACTTCCAGGGTCACAGGCTCGCCCTGCTTGACCTCGTTCTTGTCCAGCTTGGCGGACAGAGTGAACTTACCCACTGCGCCGTTGAAAACATCCGGGCGGCCGCTCTCGGGCAGGGCTTTCACTTTCACGCTCACCGGGTTGGTCCGGAGCTGGAAACGGCGCGGGCGGTCGAAAAAATTCCAGATGTCGCTGACCACATAGTTCAGGCCGGCCGGGGTGATCGCGGCCTCGCCCGCGGTGGTCGGGAACAGGGCGTAGCGCAGCTCCTGCACCACGAAAGTCATGCCGTTCACGTTACGGGTCGACTGCACCGCGTTCTGGTCGATCTGCTCGACCCAGAACCCGTTGAACGTGGGCGGGATATACTCCGGGTTCTCCACCAGGCGCGTGCGGTAGAAAAAGCCGAAAGTGTAGATCACCTGCTCGCCCACGAACACCTCGCGGCGGTCGGCGTTGCCCTGGATGAACACGCTGCCGTCCGGCGAACTGGCCCCGCCGGAGGGGGCCTCGGCCGGGGCCTGCGGCTGTGACTGCCTGGACGCGGCCGGGTTGGCGGGTGCGGCCGGATTGGCCGGTTGTGCGCCGGAGCCGCCCGCTCCCACAGTCACCTGGACCGTGTTGGAGGAATAGGTCTTGCCCTTGACCTGCACCGTGGCCGGCCCCAGGGTGAAGGCGCCCACCTGGTTGGCGAACAGGCTGTACTCGTAGGCCACGCTCACGCTGGTGCGGCCGTTGATAAAATTGAAGCTGGAGTTCTGGCTGGTCCCGGCCACGGTGAAGCTCTCCAGCCCGGCGATCTGCGGCTGTCCGACCTGCAGCATCGCCCCGGAAATGGAGACAGTCAGGTCGAGCTGCTGGCCCGCGGCCAGGCTGGTCGGCTGGGCCTCGATGCGCACGGTCACGTCATCCGCGGCGCGGCCCGTGACCGCGAGGCAAAGCACGGCCACCGACAGCGCGGCTAAAGTCCTGCTCCAGAAATAGTTTTTCGTCATAATGGTTCTCACCAGTCCGGCCCCTTGGCGCGTTTCTGAACGGCGGCTTTCTTTTCCTTCTCCTGCATGTCCTTTTCCATCTGCATCAGGGCGTTGAGGATGCGCTCGGCCTCCTCCTTGCTCATCTGGCCCGGCTGCGGCTGGGGTTTCTGCTCCTGTTGCTGCTTGTCCTTCTCGGCCTGCGGCTGCTGTTGCTGCTCTTTCTTATCCTGCTGCTTCTTCTGCTGGTCCTGGTTCTGTTGCTGCTTTTGCTGCTGGTCTTTCTTGTCCTGATCCTTCTTCTGGTCCTGGTCCTTCTTCTGGTCCTGGTTCTGCTGCTGTTGCTGCTGCTGTTTCCTTATCAGACGGCGTGTCAGCTCGTAGTTGTACTTGCTGTCCAGGTCCGCGGGGTTGCGCTGGATGGAACTGCGGTAGGCCTGGAGCGCCTGCTCAAGCATTTTCTGGTCCTGCCCGGCCTTGCCCATCTGGAACAGCGTGTTGCCCAGGTTGTAGAGCGAGTTTGCGCTGAGCGAGGGCTTGTCTTTCTGCAGCACCTTCGAGAACTGTTTCGAGGCGTCCTGGTAGCGGCCCAGGCTGTAGAGCGTGTTGCCCAGGTTGTAGGCCAGGGTGTCGGAGTCGGGCTCGTGGGTGGCTGCATCCTGGTACAGATCGAGGGCTTTCTGGAAATTGCCCTTGTGATAGGCTTTCTGGGCCTGCTCCGGCTTGCTCTGGGTAAGGTTCTCCCAGGCGCCGGCGAATGATAACACGAACACCGTGGAAAGCGCCAGCAAATGCAATGCTGTATTGTACCCTGGCTGTCTCACCCTCGTTCCCCTCCCTGCACCGCAAGCCCGTTCCGCCCGTTGTCACGGCGGCGGCGGGTCTCGACCAGCAGCGGCTCCAGCACGAGCAGCGCGAAAGCCAGCCCCAGGAACCACTGGTAGCGGTCCTTGTACAGCACGAACTCCTTGCTTTCGAGCTGGCGCTTCTCCAGCTTGCGGATATCGTCGAAAATGCGCTCCAGCTCCAGGGCCTGGTCACCGGCGCGGTAGTACTCACCACCCCCGGCGCGTGCCAGCTCGGCCAGGAGCTGCTCTCCCAGGCGGCTCATCACCACCTGGCCCTGGTAGTCGCGCTTGTAGTCGGTCACCTTGCCCGAGCCGTCCCGCACCGGAATCGGCACCCCATCCGGTGTGCCTATGCCGATGGCGTAAAGCCGCACTCCGGCCTCGCGCAGCTTGCGCGCCTCATCGAGGGCGTCCCCGCTCAACTGCTCACCGTCGGTGATAAGCACCAGCACCCGGTACTTGGTCTGCTCCTTGTCAAACGCGCCCGCCCCCACTTCCAGGGCGCGGGCGATGTCGGTGCCGGGCTCGGAGGTCATCTGCGTATCCAGGGCGTCGATGAACAGGGCCGCGGCACTGTAGTCGGTGGTCAGTGGGCAAAGGATGTCGGCGTCCCCGGCGAACGGCACCACGGCCACGCGATCGCCCTCCAGACGGCCCAGCAGGCTGCTGATCTCGAAACGCGCCCGGCTCAAGCGGTCGGGCTTGATGTCATCGGCCAGCATGCTGGTCGAGGTATCGATCAGGAACACGATATCGCGCCCCTCGCGCTTCAGGATCACCGGCATGCGTCCGTACTGCGGGCGGGCCAGGGCTGTCACCACCAGGCCCAGGGCGGTCAGCAGGCACACAGTGCGCAACGGGCTGACCCACTCGAACACCGGGTCGCTCAGGCGCTCCAGCAGCGGCGCCCCGGCGAAACGGGCCAGGGCGCGACGACGCGCCCGTCCGCTCAGCCAGAGAAACAGCACGGTCAGCGGCAGCAGCCAGAGCAGATGAAAAAACTGCGGGTTCTGGAAATGCATATCCCAACCCCTCGAATCAAGGCAAAGTCCCGAAACGTGTCCGGGCCAGCAGGATCTCGATCACCAGCAGCAGCAGCGCCGGAACGAGCAGCAGCATGAACAGCTCATCGTAGCGCTGGTACTGCTTGACTTCCACTTTCGTCTTTTCCAGACTGTCGATCTCGCGGTAGATGTTCTCCAGCTCGGCGGCGTTGGTGGCCCGGTAGTAGCGGCCGCCGGTCAGCTCGGCGATCTCGCCCAGGGTCTTCTCGTCGATCTCCACCTGCTGGTTCACGTAGCGCGTGTTGCCGAACTGGTCCATCATCGGCACCGGGGCCACCCCGCGGGTGCCCGCGCCGATGGTGTAGACTTTCACTTTCTCGGCCTGGGCCACATGTGCCGCGGTCAGCGGGTCGATTTCGCCGCGGTTGTTCATCCCGTCCGTGAGCAGGATTATCACCCGGCTCTTGGCCCGGGAGGAGCGCAGGCGGTTGACGCTGCTGGCCAGGGCCACCCCGATCGCGGTGCCGTCCTCGATGGAGCCGATCTTCAGGTTGTCCACCTGGGCCTGCAGCACGCGGTAGTCCAGGGTGGGAGGACAGCGGGTCAGGGCCTTGGCCGCGAACGCCACCAGGCCGATGCGGTCGTGACGGCGCTTGCCGATGAAATCGGTCACCACCTCGCGGGCCACCTCCAGACGGTTCTCGCCGCGGCGCAGGTCCTCGGCCAGCATGCTGGTGGACACATCCACGGTCAGGATGATGTCGATCCCCTCGCTGGAGACCTCCTCAACGCTGGAGCCGCTGCGCGGACGGGCCAGGGCCAGGGCGATCAGGGCCAACGCCAGAAGGCGCAGCGCGAACGGCACGTGCGGGCGCACCCGGGTCCAGGGGCCGGTCACCCGGACCAGGCCCGGCAGATCGGAAAAATCCAGGCTGCGGCGACGGCGCGAGCGCCAGCCGAACCAGGCCCAGCCCAGCGGCGCCAGCAGCAGCAGGAGTAGAAGGGCGTAGCGGTCGGCGAACTCGAAACCGGCGTAGTTTATGTCAGGGAGCCAGTCAAGCACGGCTTCAATTATTCTTTCTATCATTTCGGCGCCTCCTCTGTGGAGGCCGGCTCAACGCTGTCCACGTCCGCGACCGGGGCTGTCTCCTCCGCAGCTTCAGCCGCGGGCAGACGGCGGGTCAGTTCGACCAGATCATAGGCCTGGTTGAAAACCGAGTTTATCTCCACAATGGGCGGACGGTACTTGGCGAACTTGACCAGGTCGCAGGCCTGCAGGAACTCCTGGAAACGGTCGGCGATGTCCGGCCCGGCCGTGAGCGCCCGGTGCAGGCTCTCGTACACCTCCCAGGTGGTCATGTCGATGGCCTCGATCTCGTAGAGGTCCTGGATGTAGCGCCGCATCGCATCCGAGATCAGGCTGTGGAACAGCTTGATCTCGCCCTTTTCGATCAGCCCGAGGGCCTTGATCCGGTCCAGTTCCTCCAGGGCCACCACGTGGGCGGGACGTTTGGGGCCCGCCTCTGCCGGGGCGCCGCTCAGGCGCTGGTCGCGGCGTTTCAGGTAGCGCCGCCATAGCCAG
It includes:
- a CDS encoding AsnC family transcriptional regulator yields the protein MPEPLPASFDRKDRALIRLLQEDLPLVERPYHELAAKVGLTPEEVIQRVRRWSESGVIRRFGASVRHVNMGYKANCMVVWRVETEAAQAAGKVFAAFPEVTHCYRRPEFPGWPYSLYTMIHGADQEAIEALVARMSAATGLIDYRLVHSVKEWKKTSMKYFADIEKEARE
- a CDS encoding Lrp/AsnC family transcriptional regulator, whose amino-acid sequence is MSGDLSQRDNLVLGAVQSGFPAVERPFAEIGRSLGLSEQEVLDTLRSLVERRVIRRFGAVFDSHRLGYVSTLVAVRIPEPERLPEVAAAVGRYLEVTHNYERTDRFNLWFTLIAESPARMETILAQVAALPGVAEVRSLPQLDLYKVRAEFRPLEGGGSSAAGEED
- the hemB gene encoding porphobilinogen synthase produces the protein MTFPLNRGRRLRKSAALRSMVRETALSPADFIYPLFAVHGAGVRHEIPSMPGNYHLSVDCLVREAAEAFAEGVPAVLLFGLPDSKDPTGSSSLREDGIVQQAVRALKKELPELVVVTDVCLCEYTDHGHCGKIVDGRVDNDATLEILAQQALSHARAGADIVAPSDMMDGRVLAIRKALDAEGFVETAIMSYAAKYASAFYGPFREAADSAPAFGDRRTYQMDPANSREALREVAQDIQEGADILMVKPALPYLDIVCRVRERFDVPVAAYNVSGEFSMLRAAERLGWLDGSRAMLEVLTSIKRAGADLIITYFAREAARLLSQGKQP
- a CDS encoding sigma-70 family RNA polymerase sigma factor; this translates as MTTNGDESVKRGPTRAALSDEELVREFIDGDERAFRELMDRYSRRMVNYIYRIIGDRDRAEDLLQDTFIRVYRNIHRFDQSRKFSTWLYTIATNLAKNELRNAGRSPLMYFQNFFFRKDEPQMFEAADKAGRPDDELYQKQLGDIVSRAVEKMPNRHRLVFSLRETQGKSYEEIAEILGCNIGTVKSRLNRARAKFAQIVEPFLK
- a CDS encoding VWA domain-containing protein, with protein sequence MIERIIEAVLDWLPDINYAGFEFADRYALLLLLLLAPLGWAWFGWRSRRRRSLDFSDLPGLVRVTGPWTRVRPHVPFALRLLALALIALALARPRSGSSVEEVSSEGIDIILTVDVSTSMLAEDLRRGENRLEVAREVVTDFIGKRRHDRIGLVAFAAKALTRCPPTLDYRVLQAQVDNLKIGSIEDGTAIGVALASSVNRLRSSRAKSRVIILLTDGMNNRGEIDPLTAAHVAQAEKVKVYTIGAGTRGVAPVPMMDQFGNTRYVNQQVEIDEKTLGEIAELTGGRYYRATNAAELENIYREIDSLEKTKVEVKQYQRYDELFMLLLVPALLLLVIEILLARTRFGTLP
- a CDS encoding BatD family protein: MRTIMTKNYFWSRTLAALSVAVLCLAVTGRAADDVTVRIEAQPTSLAAGQQLDLTVSISGAMLQVGQPQIAGLESFTVAGTSQNSSFNFINGRTSVSVAYEYSLFANQVGAFTLGPATVQVKGKTYSSNTVQVTVGAGGSGAQPANPAAPANPAASRQSQPQAPAEAPSGGASSPDGSVFIQGNADRREVFVGEQVIYTFGFFYRTRLVENPEYIPPTFNGFWVEQIDQNAVQSTRNVNGMTFVVQELRYALFPTTAGEAAITPAGLNYVVSDIWNFFDRPRRFQLRTNPVSVKVKALPESGRPDVFNGAVGKFTLSAKLDKNEVKQGEPVTLEVTVSGTGNIKTLQEPNLPGLKDFDVYSSKSEENIERTAGGIGGKKTFRYVIVPRKPGSFGWDGVDYAYFDPAVEKYVLLHSQPVKFTVTPSEAGREAPGYRLAPEKVLTLGEDIHYIKENLDLLRAHSGSPLEGFGFWGAHALPLLCLGLALAWRRHRGRLMSDMGYARLRRSGRRLTAHLKEASRAVAAGKAPEAFAALDRALIDFIGDKLNTEARGMVTEQILELLESRKLDSSLVSEVRQCLEHFAFARFAPSQVSAAEAATWCERVKQLASSLERAL
- a CDS encoding tetratricopeptide repeat protein, yielding MRQPGYNTALHLLALSTVFVLSFAGAWENLTQSKPEQAQKAYHKGNFQKALDLYQDAATHEPDSDTLAYNLGNTLYSLGRYQDASKQFSKVLQKDKPSLSANSLYNLGNTLFQMGKAGQDQKMLEQALQAYRSSIQRNPADLDSKYNYELTRRLIRKQQQQQQQNQDQKKDQDQKKDQDKKDQQQKQQQNQDQQKKQQDKKEQQQQPQAEKDKQQQEQKPQPQPGQMSKEEAERILNALMQMEKDMQEKEKKAAVQKRAKGPDW
- a CDS encoding VWA domain-containing protein, with translation MHFQNPQFFHLLWLLPLTVLFLWLSGRARRRALARFAGAPLLERLSDPVFEWVSPLRTVCLLTALGLVVTALARPQYGRMPVILKREGRDIVFLIDTSTSMLADDIKPDRLSRARFEISSLLGRLEGDRVAVVPFAGDADILCPLTTDYSAAALFIDALDTQMTSEPGTDIARALEVGAGAFDKEQTKYRVLVLITDGEQLSGDALDEARKLREAGVRLYAIGIGTPDGVPIPVRDGSGKVTDYKRDYQGQVVMSRLGEQLLAELARAGGGEYYRAGDQALELERIFDDIRKLEKRQLESKEFVLYKDRYQWFLGLAFALLVLEPLLVETRRRRDNGRNGLAVQGGERG